From Brassica oleracea var. oleracea cultivar TO1000 chromosome C3, BOL, whole genome shotgun sequence, a single genomic window includes:
- the LOC106332317 gene encoding uncharacterized protein LOC106332317: protein MCPLRLILIFFSATLAGFFVLKKLNNSYDDPLADPLTDDADPADADSDSDSRFSKVGMAMKTGFWTCVDMASGRYLWNHLCSNSDSSS, encoded by the exons ATGTGTCCGTTAAGGCTGATCCTCATATTCTTTTCGGCGACTCTTGCTGGGTTCTTTGTCCTCAAGAAGCTCAACAATTCCTACGACGATCCCCTCGCCGACCCTCTCACCGACGACGCTGATCCCGCCGACGCCGACTCCGACTCTGACTCCAGATTCTCAAAG GTGGGAATGGCAATGAAGACTGGATTTTGGACATGCGTTGACATGGCTAGTGGCCGCTATCTCTGGAACCATCTCTGTTCCAATTCCGACAGCTCTTCCTGA